A genomic segment from Thamnophis elegans isolate rThaEle1 chromosome 3, rThaEle1.pri, whole genome shotgun sequence encodes:
- the SLC25A46 gene encoding solute carrier family 25 member 46, whose protein sequence is MHPRRPEGFDGLGYRSAREEPGGFAAKPDLGHWVTTPPDIPGSRNLHWGEKTPQFPAGTPLVTAGLNEDPYLGGASTNSEQINRFAGFGIGLASLFTENVLAHPCIVLRRQCQVNYHAKNYHLTPFTIINIMYSINKTQGPRALWKGMGSTFIVQGIALGAEGIISEFTPLPREISYKWNPRQIGGHLTLKALTCIIAMPFYSASLIETVQSEIIRDNPGILDCLKEGIGRAMGFGIPHSKRLLPLLALTFPTVLHGVLHYIISSAVQKLVLFFLKKENSSSFPAENSNSVQNMLDAYFPELIASFAASLCADVMLYPLETVLHRLHIQGTRTIIDNTDLGYEVLPINTQYEGMRDCINSIKREEGMLGFYKGFGAVIVQYTLHVALLQLTKVIYSTLLQNIS, encoded by the exons ATGCATCCGCGGCGCCCCGAGGGCTTCGACGGCCTGGGCTATCGGAGCGCCCGAGAGGAGCCCGGAGGCTTCGCGGCCAAGCCGGACCTAGGCCACTGGGTCACTACCCCGCCTGACATTCCTGGCAGCCGCAATCTCCATTGGGGTGAAAAGACGCCGCAGTTCCCCGCAGGCACGCCTTTGGTGACGGCTGGGCTCAACGAGGACCCGTACCTAGGAGGCGCTAGCACCAACTCCG AGCAAATAAATCGGTTTGCAGGCTTTGGGATTGGTTTAGCAAG TTTATTTACAGAAAATGTGCTGGCTCATCCTTGCATTGTTTTGCGTCGGCAATGTCAG GTTAATTATCATGCCAAGAATTATCACCTTACTCCATTTACTATCATCAACATTATGTATAGCATCAATAAAACCCAG GGCCCCAGAGCTCTTTGGAAAGGAATGGGGAGTACTTTCATTGTCCAGGGTATAGCCCTTGGAGCAGAAGGCATCATCAGTGAATTCACACCCTTGCCAAG agAAATTTCATACAAATGGAATCCCAGGCAAATAGGAGGACATCTGACCCTAAAAGC GTTGACTTGTATCATAGCAATGCCTTTTTATTCAGCAAGTTTGATTGAAACTGTGCAA AGTGAAATCATTCGTGATAATCCTGGAATTTTGGATTGCCTGAAAGAGGGCATAGGCAGAGCAATGGGCTTTGGAATTCCCCATAGCAAGCGACTACTCCCTCTACTGGCATTGACCTTTCCAACAGTCCTGCATGGAGTTCTTCATTACATAATCAGCTCAGCAGTACAGAAACTGGTCCTCTTCTTCCTAAAGAAAGAGAATTCTTCAAGCTTCCCAGCTGAGAACTCTAATTCTGTGCAAAACATGTTGGATGCTTATTTTCCTGAACTTATCGCAAGCTTTGCTGCCAGTCTTTGTGCAGATGTTATGCTTTATCCCCTGGAGACAGTTTTGCATCGCCTTCATATTCAAGGAACACGCACCATCATTGACAATACAGACCTTGGATATGAAGTTCTCCCCATCAATACACAGTATGAAGGGATGAGAGACTGTATCAATAGTATAAAACGTGAAGAAGGAATGTTGGGGTTTTACAAAGGGTTTGGGGCTGTAATTGTACAGTACACGTTGCATGTAGCTTTATTACAGCTTACAAAAGTTATTTACTCTACATTGCTTCAGAACATTTCTTAA